One part of the uncultured Celeribacter sp. genome encodes these proteins:
- the ctaA gene encoding heme A synthase, producing the protein MAQKRSIFEEVGTAEKPKDTPKGGLIDKGRSGARRGIRIWLMVLFAMVMIMIAIGGLTRLTDSGLSITEWDPVSGALPPMNAADWQVEFDKYKQTPQYELMNEGMSLSAFKSLFWWEWGHRQMGRAIGLVWALGYLGFALARKVPVGWHKRLIWIGVLGGLQGAIGWWMVASGLVGDRVSVASYRLAVHLGLAFIILGFIAWYVFLLGRSEPELMQARRSRDAKLYGMSTGLLHLAFVQILLGALVAGIDAGRGYTDWPLMGGQFLPPDPFYIEPLWRNFFENAATVQFIHRMMGYLVFVFGVVVWLKGRKSANRATVGAFNLMVAMLFLQVVLGIITVLRGAPLDMGISHQVGAVILFVLISRARFLSQYPKLQSVREGL; encoded by the coding sequence ATGGCGCAAAAACGCAGCATTTTCGAGGAAGTCGGCACGGCAGAGAAGCCGAAGGACACTCCCAAGGGCGGGTTGATCGACAAGGGCCGCAGCGGCGCGCGCAGGGGGATTCGCATCTGGCTGATGGTTTTGTTTGCCATGGTCATGATCATGATCGCCATCGGAGGTCTGACCCGGCTGACCGATTCCGGCCTTTCGATCACCGAATGGGATCCGGTGTCGGGGGCGCTGCCGCCGATGAATGCCGCCGACTGGCAGGTCGAATTCGACAAATACAAGCAAACCCCACAATACGAGTTGATGAACGAAGGCATGAGCCTGAGCGCCTTCAAATCCCTGTTCTGGTGGGAATGGGGCCATCGCCAGATGGGGCGGGCCATCGGTCTGGTCTGGGCACTTGGCTATCTCGGCTTTGCGCTGGCGCGCAAGGTGCCGGTGGGCTGGCACAAGCGTCTGATCTGGATCGGGGTTCTGGGCGGTTTGCAGGGGGCGATCGGCTGGTGGATGGTGGCCTCTGGCCTGGTCGGGGATCGGGTGAGTGTCGCTTCCTACCGGCTGGCTGTGCATCTGGGACTGGCCTTTATCATCCTTGGGTTCATCGCTTGGTATGTCTTTTTGCTGGGACGCAGCGAGCCGGAATTGATGCAGGCGCGCCGGTCGCGCGATGCCAAGCTTTACGGAATGTCCACAGGTCTGCTGCATCTGGCGTTCGTGCAGATCCTGCTGGGGGCACTGGTCGCCGGGATCGATGCCGGACGCGGCTATACCGACTGGCCGCTGATGGGCGGGCAGTTCCTGCCGCCGGATCCGTTCTATATCGAGCCGCTGTGGCGTAATTTCTTTGAGAATGCCGCAACGGTGCAGTTTATTCACCGCATGATGGGCTATCTGGTCTTTGTTTTCGGGGTTGTGGTCTGGCTCAAGGGCCGCAAATCGGCGAACCGCGCCACGGTGGGTGCCTTCAATCTGATGGTCGCCATGTTGTTCTTGCAGGTGGTTCTGGGCATCATCACGGTGCTGCGCGGTGCGCCGCTGGATATGGGGATTTCGCATCAGGTTGGTGCGGTGATCCTTTTTGTCCTGATTTCTCGCGCCCGTTTCCTGTCGCAATATCCGAAACTTCAATCGGTCCGGGAGGGCCTTTGA
- a CDS encoding carboxypeptidase M32 — protein MSAFDDLLAFTRETEALGAIMGRLSWDQETVMPRGAAEQRGEEFAALENVLHARKTDPRVGEWLAQIDAGALDAVSAAQLRHIRRAYERSVKIPGRLAAEIAKVTSMAQGVWAEARARDDFAHFAPTFAEVVRLKREEAAALAEGTDLGLWDTIHQDYEPGSSGAQLDAMFGAMRPRLVALRDKIMGATAPKALSGTFDEDKQMALTEALAARFGYDFSMGRIDKAVHPFSSGSGLDVRITTRTNPEDPLNSVYSTIHETGHACYEQNISREYLLTPLGQGVSMGVHESQSRIFENQLGRSRAFTEYLFGQMRELFGDFGIDTPEAFYATVNRVTPGYIRTESDEVQYNLHVLLRFDLERDIIAGTLDVADLPAAWDARFEADFGVKVDKVSNGCLQDVHWPIGLFGYFPTYSLGNVYAGCLHAALRADLPVLDAELATGNTASATGWLAEKLQRHGGLREPRNTIRHALGGAEPDEAPLMAYLEDKFSDIYGIS, from the coding sequence ATGTCCGCATTTGACGACTTGTTGGCCTTTACCCGCGAAACTGAGGCGCTTGGCGCGATCATGGGGCGGTTGAGCTGGGATCAGGAAACAGTGATGCCGCGTGGTGCCGCTGAACAGCGGGGCGAAGAGTTTGCCGCGCTTGAAAACGTGCTGCATGCGCGCAAGACCGACCCGCGTGTCGGAGAGTGGCTCGCTCAGATCGATGCGGGCGCGCTCGATGCGGTTTCTGCCGCGCAGCTACGGCATATCCGTCGGGCCTATGAGCGCAGTGTCAAGATCCCCGGACGTCTGGCGGCTGAAATCGCCAAGGTCACCTCGATGGCACAGGGCGTCTGGGCGGAGGCGCGTGCGCGCGACGATTTCGCGCATTTCGCGCCGACTTTTGCCGAAGTTGTCCGCCTGAAACGTGAAGAGGCTGCCGCCCTGGCCGAGGGCACGGATCTGGGCCTTTGGGATACGATCCATCAGGATTATGAACCGGGGTCCTCGGGCGCGCAGCTTGATGCCATGTTCGGCGCAATGCGTCCGCGTCTGGTCGCGCTGCGGGACAAGATCATGGGGGCGACGGCACCGAAAGCACTGAGCGGCACCTTTGACGAGGACAAGCAAATGGCGCTGACCGAGGCGCTGGCGGCACGGTTTGGGTATGATTTCTCCATGGGGCGGATCGACAAGGCGGTGCATCCATTCTCGTCGGGCTCTGGTCTGGATGTGCGCATCACCACGCGCACCAATCCCGAAGATCCGCTGAATTCGGTCTATTCCACGATCCACGAGACCGGCCATGCCTGCTATGAACAGAATATCTCCCGCGAATATCTGCTGACCCCGCTGGGGCAGGGCGTCTCGATGGGGGTGCATGAAAGCCAGTCGCGGATCTTTGAAAACCAGCTGGGCCGGTCGCGCGCCTTCACCGAATATCTCTTTGGTCAGATGCGGGAGCTTTTTGGAGATTTCGGCATCGACACGCCAGAGGCATTCTACGCCACAGTGAACCGTGTCACACCGGGCTATATCCGCACCGAAAGCGACGAGGTGCAATATAACCTGCATGTGTTGCTGCGCTTCGATCTGGAACGCGATATCATCGCGGGCACTCTGGATGTCGCCGATCTGCCTGCCGCATGGGATGCGCGGTTCGAGGCCGATTTCGGCGTCAAGGTCGATAAGGTGTCTAACGGCTGCCTGCAGGATGTGCACTGGCCCATCGGCCTGTTCGGCTATTTCCCGACCTACAGCCTGGGCAATGTCTATGCGGGCTGTCTGCATGCCGCGCTGCGGGCCGATCTGCCGGTGCTTGATGCGGAGTTGGCGACGGGCAATACCGCCTCGGCGACGGGCTGGCTGGCCGAGAAGCTGCAACGCCACGGCGGGCTGCGCGAACCGCGCAACACCATTCGTCACGCTCTTGGCGGCGCAGAGCCGGATGAGGCGCCTCTCATGGCATATCTTGAAGATAAATTTTCTGATATTTACGGAATTTCATGA
- a CDS encoding PaaI family thioesterase produces the protein MTIKLDKPALEAFLRKDFSEVSDVLSIESVTSDAVTLRMLPNANHIRPGNTVSGPAMFLLADVALYFAILSKAGPVALAVTTNAHMDFMRKPAAGVPLLGEARLLKLGKRLAVGQVAIRNPGVPEVLAQASMTYAIPPAEAV, from the coding sequence ATGACGATCAAACTCGACAAACCCGCCCTTGAGGCCTTTCTGCGCAAGGATTTCTCCGAAGTCTCAGATGTGCTCAGCATTGAAAGCGTTACCTCCGATGCAGTCACACTACGTATGCTGCCCAACGCCAATCACATCCGGCCCGGCAACACCGTGTCGGGCCCTGCGATGTTCCTGCTGGCAGATGTCGCGCTGTATTTTGCGATCCTGTCGAAAGCAGGGCCTGTGGCTTTGGCCGTGACCACGAATGCGCATATGGATTTCATGCGCAAACCTGCCGCCGGTGTGCCGCTTTTGGGCGAAGCCCGTCTGCTGAAACTGGGCAAACGGCTGGCCGTGGGGCAGGTGGCAATCCGGAACCCCGGTGTTCCCGAAGTTCTGGCACAGGCCTCCATGACCTATGCTATCCCGCCGGCGGAGGCTGTCTGA
- a CDS encoding HD domain-containing protein, producing MTLTIKTPAQAQPTTCADTARLDSQYAFLMEADRLKTVERANQLMNRTRFENSAEHSWHACLLALLCAPLAGPDVDIDRVLEMLILHDIVEVDAGDHPIHILYDKADIAARERLAANRIYGLLPADLATRFRATWEEFEAMDSATARFAKAIDFLAPALQSIGAPEQLEDERDIVGGNLRRGRAVKAKDILPTLFDFTRATFQGGVTDPVLAQRFAFWCEADKLKSVYRATPIADGSRKENTGEHSWHIMLYALTLADHAQQGVDIALALKMLLLHDIVEVDAGDTPIHGAVTAEAQHAQEEAEQRAADRLFGLLPDDQGTTFRAIWEEFEAAETPTAIYAKSIDRIQPVLHNLADDGGSWRTYDVKLHQLDSRVGVKISRGCPNLWPYIRRQCEPWFVARGAL from the coding sequence ATGACATTGACTATTAAGACCCCGGCCCAAGCGCAGCCGACCACATGCGCAGATACCGCCCGACTGGATTCACAATATGCCTTCCTTATGGAGGCCGACCGTCTGAAGACCGTCGAGCGCGCAAACCAGCTGATGAACCGGACACGGTTCGAAAACTCCGCCGAACATTCCTGGCATGCCTGCCTTCTGGCCCTGCTCTGCGCCCCTCTGGCGGGTCCAGACGTGGACATTGACCGGGTGCTCGAAATGCTGATCCTGCATGACATCGTGGAAGTCGATGCCGGCGATCATCCGATCCACATTCTCTATGACAAAGCCGACATCGCCGCACGTGAACGTCTGGCTGCCAACAGGATTTATGGCCTTCTGCCCGCCGATCTCGCCACCCGCTTTCGCGCCACATGGGAAGAGTTCGAGGCCATGGACAGCGCAACCGCGCGTTTTGCCAAAGCCATCGATTTCCTCGCCCCCGCCTTACAAAGTATCGGCGCCCCCGAACAGCTTGAGGACGAGCGGGATATCGTCGGCGGCAATCTGCGCCGCGGCCGGGCGGTGAAAGCGAAAGACATCCTGCCCACGCTGTTCGACTTCACCCGCGCCACCTTTCAAGGTGGGGTAACCGATCCCGTTCTGGCGCAGCGCTTTGCGTTTTGGTGCGAAGCCGACAAGCTGAAATCCGTCTACCGCGCCACCCCGATCGCGGATGGGTCACGCAAGGAAAACACCGGCGAACACAGCTGGCACATCATGCTCTACGCGCTGACGCTCGCCGATCATGCGCAACAGGGCGTCGATATCGCCCTAGCGCTCAAAATGCTGTTGCTTCACGACATCGTCGAAGTCGACGCAGGCGACACGCCGATCCACGGCGCGGTCACCGCCGAGGCGCAACACGCCCAGGAAGAGGCCGAACAGCGTGCCGCCGACCGGTTGTTCGGCCTGCTGCCCGACGATCAGGGCACGACGTTTCGCGCCATCTGGGAAGAGTTCGAAGCAGCCGAAACACCAACGGCGATCTATGCCAAAAGCATCGACCGGATTCAGCCGGTGCTGCACAATCTTGCCGACGATGGTGGTTCATGGCGGACCTATGACGTGAAACTGCATCAGCTCGACAGCCGCGTCGGCGTCAAAATCTCCCGCGGCTGCCCCAACCTCTGGCCCTATATCCGCCGCCAGTGTGAACCCTGGTTCGTGGCCCGCGGGGCGTTGTAA
- a CDS encoding alpha/beta hydrolase yields the protein MPEVIFPGPEGRLEGRYHPQRAKDAPIAIILHPHPQFGGTMNNRVVYNLHYAFHNMGFTVLRFNFRGVGRSQGEYDQGVGELSDAASALDYLQSMNPNAKHCWVAGFSFGAWIGMQLLMRRPEITGFISVAPPANMYDFSFLAPCPSSGLIINGTADRVAPPKDTQTLVSKLHEQKGITITHEEVEGAGHFFEDPHMEEMIGSVDSYVRRRLTENTR from the coding sequence ATGCCCGAAGTGATTTTTCCCGGCCCCGAGGGTCGGCTCGAAGGCCGCTATCACCCGCAACGCGCCAAAGACGCCCCCATTGCGATCATCCTGCATCCGCACCCGCAATTTGGCGGTACGATGAACAACCGCGTGGTCTATAATCTGCATTACGCGTTTCACAACATGGGCTTTACGGTGCTGCGGTTCAATTTCCGTGGCGTCGGCCGCTCGCAGGGCGAATATGATCAGGGCGTGGGCGAGCTATCTGATGCCGCCTCTGCGCTCGACTACCTGCAGTCGATGAATCCCAATGCCAAGCATTGCTGGGTCGCCGGTTTCAGCTTTGGCGCCTGGATCGGGATGCAACTTCTGATGCGCCGCCCCGAGATCACCGGCTTCATCTCTGTGGCACCGCCGGCCAATATGTATGACTTTTCCTTCCTCGCCCCCTGCCCCTCGTCGGGCCTGATCATCAACGGCACCGCCGACCGGGTTGCCCCGCCGAAGGATACGCAAACGCTCGTGTCCAAGCTGCATGAACAGAAGGGCATCACCATCACCCACGAGGAAGTCGAGGGTGCGGGCCACTTCTTTGAAGATCCGCATATGGAAGAAATGATCGGCAGCGTCGACAGCTATGTGCGCCGCCGCCTGACTGAAAATACACGCTAA
- a CDS encoding Rrf2 family transcriptional regulator → MKLSTKGRYAMVALADLALQPEGSLLSLAEISKRQDISLPYLEQLFVKLRRAELVVSVRGPGGGYKLAKPAAEIRVADILGAVDETVSAMHTGAGASGGISGSRAQSMTNRLWEGLSAHVYVFLHQTRLSDVVRNELRPCPAVPGLFAVVDED, encoded by the coding sequence ATGAAACTGTCAACCAAAGGGCGCTACGCAATGGTGGCGCTTGCAGATCTGGCTCTACAACCGGAAGGAAGCCTGCTGTCGCTGGCAGAGATTTCCAAACGTCAGGACATTTCCTTGCCCTATCTCGAACAGCTCTTCGTGAAGCTGCGCCGCGCGGAACTGGTCGTATCGGTGCGCGGTCCCGGTGGCGGCTACAAGCTGGCCAAACCGGCGGCTGAAATTCGCGTCGCCGATATTCTGGGCGCGGTCGATGAAACCGTCTCTGCGATGCACACCGGCGCCGGGGCCTCGGGCGGGATTTCCGGATCGCGCGCCCAGTCGATGACCAACCGTCTTTGGGAAGGCCTTTCGGCGCATGTCTACGTTTTCCTGCATCAGACCCGCCTCTCTGATGTGGTGCGCAACGAATTGCGTCCCTGTCCGGCGGTGCCGGGCTTGTTTGCCGTGGTGGATGAGGACTGA